One part of the Arthrobacter sp. EM1 genome encodes these proteins:
- a CDS encoding phospholipase D-like domain-containing protein, protein MDSNAGTWFLSRAERGNLATDVHAGGAGSPSWSEGNLVRPLIHGASYFARLHEELTDLQAGDRVWFTDWRGDADERLLPDGPSIGDLLAGLARTGVEVRGLVWRSHGERVSAPISGRANELLSRQINDAGGEVLLDQRVRLFGSHHQKLFVIRRRDNPSRDIAFVGGLDLSHSRRDDADHAGDPQAVDMDPRYGKQPPWHDAALELRGPVVADVLAVFAERWNDPHPLDRRTPYRMLLQRLARMPRHPEPLPATAPPPPPAGPHAVQLLRTYGVKHPPFPFAPNGERSVARGYAKAFARARSLIYIEDQYLWSAEVAAGIVEALERNPELRVIAVVPRYPDSDGPVAGPPSRIGQLRALKMLHRVAPGRVGVFDLENRSGTPIYVHAKICIIDDTWFTCGSDNFNRRSWTTDSELTCAVFDTTADNRGTPGTDTGDGASRPLARGLRLQLWAEHLGLDQNDPRLHDPAAGLELWNTTADALDHWHETGQRPPRPTGNVRHHTPEPVSALQRLWADPISRLVVDPDGRPRKLRGTDRF, encoded by the coding sequence GTGGACAGTAATGCCGGTACGTGGTTCCTGAGTCGCGCTGAGCGGGGGAATCTGGCCACGGACGTACACGCCGGCGGTGCCGGATCCCCGTCGTGGTCGGAGGGCAACCTGGTGCGGCCCCTCATCCATGGAGCGAGCTACTTCGCCCGCCTGCATGAGGAGCTAACAGACCTGCAGGCGGGAGACCGTGTGTGGTTCACCGATTGGCGTGGCGATGCCGACGAGCGGCTCCTGCCGGACGGACCGTCGATTGGCGATCTGCTCGCGGGGTTGGCCCGCACGGGAGTCGAAGTGCGGGGCCTTGTCTGGAGATCCCACGGGGAGCGCGTATCGGCCCCGATCAGCGGCCGGGCCAATGAGCTCTTAAGTCGTCAGATCAACGACGCCGGAGGAGAGGTGCTGCTGGATCAGCGTGTCCGCCTGTTCGGCTCCCATCACCAAAAACTGTTCGTCATCCGCCGTCGGGACAATCCGTCGCGGGACATTGCTTTCGTTGGCGGGCTCGACCTTTCCCACAGCCGTCGAGACGATGCCGATCACGCGGGAGATCCGCAAGCGGTGGACATGGATCCCCGATACGGGAAACAACCGCCGTGGCACGATGCCGCCCTCGAACTGCGTGGCCCAGTGGTGGCAGACGTGCTGGCCGTGTTCGCAGAACGTTGGAACGACCCCCATCCTCTGGACCGGCGCACTCCCTACCGGATGCTGCTGCAACGTCTCGCCCGGATGCCCCGGCACCCCGAACCGCTCCCGGCAACTGCGCCCCCGCCACCACCGGCCGGCCCTCATGCCGTGCAGCTGCTGCGCACCTACGGGGTGAAACATCCCCCGTTTCCGTTCGCACCAAATGGGGAGCGCAGCGTCGCGCGCGGATACGCGAAAGCCTTTGCCCGCGCCCGTTCGCTGATCTACATCGAGGATCAATACCTGTGGTCGGCAGAGGTCGCAGCAGGCATCGTTGAAGCTCTCGAACGGAATCCCGAGCTGAGGGTCATTGCCGTCGTGCCCCGTTACCCTGACTCTGATGGGCCTGTCGCCGGGCCGCCCAGCCGGATCGGGCAACTGCGGGCCCTCAAAATGCTGCACCGGGTCGCACCCGGCAGGGTCGGCGTGTTCGACCTGGAGAACCGCTCGGGAACACCGATCTACGTCCACGCCAAGATCTGCATCATTGACGACACCTGGTTTACCTGCGGCTCAGACAATTTCAACCGCCGGTCCTGGACCACCGACAGCGAGCTCACCTGCGCCGTCTTCGACACCACCGCCGACAATCGGGGAACGCCCGGCACAGACACCGGCGACGGCGCTTCCCGGCCGTTGGCCCGCGGGCTCCGGCTCCAACTCTGGGCCGAGCACCTTGGCCTGGACCAGAACGACCCACGGCTCCACGACCCTGCGGCCGGACTCGAGCTTTGGAACACCACCGCCGATGCTCTTGACCACTGGCACGAAACCGGCCAGCGCCCACCCCGGCCCACGGGAAACGTGCGACACCACACGCCAGAACCCGTCTCGGCCCTCCAACGCCTCTGGGCGGATCCAATCAGCCGTCTCGTCGTGGATCCGGACGGCCGCCCCCGCAAGCTGCGAGGCACTGACCGGTTCTAG
- a CDS encoding GGDEF and EAL domain-containing protein → MQLVGRTGAALVGAVGLAVLFGWYTGGALLASGLLSMKPTAALGIVLLSISLIAVDHRRLTAVLGSAIFVIGGLSFVENILGTSLGIDTLLPGIEWRGSLPRMAPSTAFSLLVLGGSVLSGRLVRSALALAALGISHIAILGYIYGVSSLYTVGGYTSMALPTALGIAVLSAAILLQHPSTGLAGLSRDAGSAGKLLRPAIPFFIGGPFALGWMCLTAQRMGWFDTPFAVAMLVLSMTFLGCAFTWLAALRLRELDGQREAALRRLAETNHMLETMVVARTGELAETADALQALVRLAPVGIVQLDAGGGLLSANDQWLNMSGLTLVQSLGSGWSSALHPDDVERVLAAWGECVSAGTSYSSTIRFRMPDGQVNSVQVTTTPIRDEGTVTGHLASITDVTALRAAEESATAARARFEAAFAWSPLGTAIVSLDGRVLEANRRLFDLTGRSTGVLDESIEAVFMPLETVGQDALPAGLLEGSRQRMDRRMRRSDAEETWVKVSVAEIHEGKHVGGLLYQLEDITARRLAEARVEHLAFHDPLTNLPNRLLLLDRLAQAFLQAGRHGKGVAVLFIDLDRFKVVNDSLGHHSGDLVLTEVADRLRRGTRASDTVARLGGDEFVVVCPDVDSRQDVARLADELQKSIALPILIGEHIASVDASIGIAFGVGDDDPESLLRNADQAMYLAKDHGRARYEVFDDELRGRVAQTLDTQMSLRSAVDLGQIETWYQPIVDLRNQTVVATEALARWRRPERGLVLPGDFIAIAEETGLIKQIGSTVLNQACRAAAALDGAMAVSVNVSPRQFARDDFGAVVKQALSISGLPPERLWLELTESAMIEAIGSAAKMFHELRDIGVRLAIDDFGTGYSSLSHLRAFDIDLLKVDITFVRDIETSAHDRAVVEGVIRLADSLKLEVVAEGIETTGQLDLLLKMGCRFGQGYLFSRPSPDVSPLVHLEGFLAPAARAR, encoded by the coding sequence ATGCAGCTGGTTGGGCGTACCGGAGCAGCCCTGGTCGGCGCAGTAGGGCTCGCCGTCCTGTTCGGCTGGTACACCGGAGGTGCACTGCTGGCGAGCGGGCTACTCTCGATGAAGCCGACGGCGGCGCTGGGAATAGTGCTCCTCTCGATTTCGCTGATCGCAGTTGACCATCGGCGTCTCACCGCAGTCCTCGGTTCGGCTATATTCGTCATCGGCGGCCTGTCATTTGTCGAAAACATACTGGGAACCTCGCTTGGCATCGATACCCTGCTGCCGGGAATCGAGTGGCGCGGGAGCCTGCCGCGGATGGCGCCGTCCACGGCCTTCTCGCTGTTGGTGTTGGGCGGCTCCGTCCTTTCCGGCAGACTTGTCCGAAGCGCGCTGGCCCTCGCAGCCCTGGGCATCAGTCATATCGCGATCCTCGGCTATATCTATGGCGTTTCCTCTCTTTACACCGTTGGTGGGTACACCAGCATGGCCTTGCCCACGGCCCTCGGGATTGCAGTGCTGTCGGCGGCGATACTGCTTCAGCACCCTTCCACTGGTTTGGCCGGACTGTCGCGGGACGCAGGCAGCGCAGGAAAGCTGCTTCGCCCGGCGATACCGTTCTTCATCGGTGGTCCGTTCGCCCTCGGCTGGATGTGCCTGACGGCGCAGCGTATGGGCTGGTTCGACACCCCTTTCGCCGTCGCGATGCTCGTCTTGAGCATGACGTTCCTCGGCTGCGCGTTCACCTGGCTGGCGGCGCTAAGGCTTCGCGAACTCGATGGGCAACGTGAGGCCGCGCTGAGGAGGCTTGCCGAGACAAACCACATGCTCGAGACCATGGTTGTGGCTCGGACCGGGGAACTGGCAGAGACAGCGGACGCGCTCCAGGCGCTCGTCCGGCTTGCACCGGTCGGCATCGTGCAGCTCGACGCCGGGGGAGGGCTTCTCTCCGCTAACGACCAGTGGCTCAATATGAGCGGGCTGACCCTGGTCCAGTCCCTGGGCAGCGGCTGGTCCTCCGCGCTGCACCCCGACGACGTCGAACGGGTACTGGCCGCATGGGGAGAATGCGTCTCCGCCGGCACCTCCTATTCGAGCACGATTCGTTTTCGCATGCCGGACGGGCAGGTCAACTCGGTGCAGGTCACCACCACGCCGATCCGCGATGAGGGAACCGTGACCGGACACCTGGCCAGCATCACGGACGTGACTGCCCTGCGGGCCGCGGAGGAGTCGGCGACGGCCGCCCGGGCACGGTTCGAGGCGGCCTTTGCCTGGTCCCCGCTCGGAACCGCCATCGTGTCGCTCGATGGCCGGGTGCTGGAGGCCAATCGGCGCCTCTTCGATCTGACCGGCCGGTCGACAGGTGTGCTGGATGAGTCCATTGAGGCGGTTTTTATGCCGCTCGAAACAGTCGGCCAGGATGCCCTGCCGGCCGGGCTGCTGGAGGGCTCCCGGCAGCGTATGGATCGACGGATGCGGCGCAGCGATGCCGAGGAGACGTGGGTGAAGGTCAGTGTCGCTGAAATCCACGAAGGCAAACACGTGGGGGGTCTCCTGTACCAGCTGGAGGACATCACTGCCCGCCGGCTGGCAGAGGCCCGTGTGGAGCACCTCGCTTTTCACGATCCGCTCACGAACCTGCCCAACCGGCTGCTGCTGCTGGACCGGCTTGCCCAGGCATTTCTCCAGGCGGGACGCCACGGCAAGGGTGTGGCCGTGTTGTTTATCGACCTGGACCGGTTCAAGGTCGTTAATGACAGCCTCGGGCACCACTCCGGCGACTTGGTCCTGACCGAAGTCGCCGACAGGCTGCGCCGCGGCACTCGGGCGTCGGACACGGTGGCTCGCCTCGGCGGCGACGAATTCGTCGTCGTCTGCCCAGATGTCGACAGCCGGCAAGACGTCGCCCGGCTCGCGGATGAGCTCCAGAAATCCATCGCCCTGCCGATCCTGATCGGCGAGCACATCGCATCCGTGGATGCCAGCATCGGCATCGCTTTCGGCGTCGGCGACGATGACCCTGAATCGCTTCTGCGTAACGCGGACCAGGCCATGTACTTGGCGAAGGACCACGGGCGCGCGCGATACGAAGTTTTCGACGACGAGCTGCGCGGCCGGGTCGCACAAACGCTGGACACCCAAATGTCCCTGCGCAGCGCGGTGGACCTGGGCCAGATCGAGACCTGGTACCAGCCGATAGTGGATCTGCGGAACCAAACGGTCGTGGCCACCGAAGCACTGGCTCGCTGGCGCCGACCCGAGCGCGGGCTCGTGCTGCCGGGTGACTTCATCGCTATCGCCGAAGAGACAGGCCTGATCAAGCAGATCGGAAGCACGGTCCTGAACCAGGCGTGCCGGGCCGCCGCGGCGCTGGACGGCGCCATGGCCGTCAGCGTCAACGTGTCTCCACGTCAGTTCGCGCGGGACGACTTCGGCGCCGTGGTCAAGCAGGCTCTCAGCATCTCCGGGTTGCCGCCGGAACGACTCTGGCTGGAGCTCACCGAGAGTGCGATGATCGAAGCGATCGGCTCCGCGGCCAAGATGTTCCACGAACTCCGCGACATCGGTGTGCGACTTGCCATCGACGACTTCGGCACGGGCTATTCATCCCTCTCCCACCTTCGGGCCTTCGACATCGACCTGCTGAAGGTGGACATAACGTTCGTGCGCGATATCGAAACGTCCGCACACGACCGGGCGGTTGTGGAAGGCGTCATTCGGTTGGCGGATTCGTTGAAGCTGGAGGTCGTCGCCGAGGGCATCGAAACGACCGGGCAACTGGACCTACTGCTGAAGATGGGTTGCCGATTCGGGCAGGGTTACCTTTTCTCGAGGCCGTCCCCCGACGTGTCACCGCTCGTGCATTTGGAGGGTTTCCTGGCTCCGGCAGCCCGCGCCCGGTGA
- a CDS encoding MFS transporter produces MLQVLAVPAYRKLFSAQIVALLGTGLLTVALGLLAFDLAGGQAGAVLGTALTIKMLAYVFVAPVMAALVERLPKKAVLVGADLIRAGIALMLPMVDQAWQIYVLVFVLQSASATFTPAFQSLIPVVLPEERHYTRALSLSRLAYDLESLLSPALAAALLTVVSFHELFLGTVAGFLFSAALVVTTRLPVAPAVRQEGTLWHRTTLGARIFAKTPELRGLMALNLAVAAATALVLVNTVVYARDLFGGSNTDVAIALACYGAGSMAVALTAPAILDRLPDRAFMRAGAVLVSFGLAGAFALLAVPGTWPVLLGLWALLGAGTSMINTPSARLLRRAATDRTRSYIFTAQFSLSHACFIITYPVAGWVGAVAGQPAAAAVLAAVAAISTAAAFKFWPAAFRTGPVPETTKG; encoded by the coding sequence TTGCTTCAAGTCCTGGCCGTTCCGGCCTATCGGAAGCTCTTTTCGGCCCAGATCGTCGCCCTGCTGGGCACGGGCCTGTTGACCGTGGCGCTGGGTCTGCTGGCGTTTGACCTCGCCGGCGGCCAGGCCGGGGCGGTGCTGGGTACTGCGCTGACCATCAAGATGCTCGCCTATGTTTTCGTGGCCCCGGTGATGGCGGCGTTGGTCGAGCGACTGCCTAAAAAAGCGGTGCTCGTCGGCGCGGACCTGATCCGGGCAGGCATTGCCCTGATGCTGCCGATGGTGGACCAGGCATGGCAGATCTACGTCTTGGTCTTTGTGCTGCAGAGCGCCTCGGCAACGTTCACCCCGGCGTTCCAGTCGCTGATCCCGGTGGTACTTCCCGAGGAACGCCACTACACCCGGGCGCTCTCGCTTTCCAGGCTTGCCTATGACCTGGAGTCCCTGCTCAGCCCGGCGCTTGCGGCGGCCCTGCTGACAGTGGTCTCTTTTCATGAGCTCTTCCTGGGGACCGTGGCCGGGTTCTTGTTCTCGGCGGCCCTGGTGGTCACAACGCGCCTTCCGGTCGCACCGGCGGTGCGGCAGGAAGGAACCCTCTGGCACCGGACCACCCTTGGCGCCCGGATCTTTGCGAAGACTCCGGAGCTGCGGGGACTGATGGCGCTGAACCTGGCCGTCGCGGCCGCGACCGCCCTGGTGCTGGTGAACACCGTCGTCTACGCCCGGGACCTGTTCGGCGGCTCCAACACCGACGTCGCCATCGCCCTTGCCTGCTACGGCGCCGGTTCCATGGCCGTGGCGCTGACGGCACCGGCGATCCTGGACAGGTTACCGGACCGGGCCTTTATGCGGGCCGGAGCGGTGCTGGTCTCGTTCGGACTCGCCGGGGCGTTCGCGCTGCTGGCCGTACCGGGAACGTGGCCGGTCTTGCTGGGACTGTGGGCCCTGCTCGGCGCCGGGACCTCGATGATCAACACACCCTCTGCCCGTCTGCTGCGCCGCGCCGCGACGGACAGAACCCGGTCGTATATCTTCACGGCCCAGTTCTCCCTCTCCCATGCCTGCTTTATCATCACCTACCCCGTGGCCGGCTGGGTCGGCGCCGTCGCGGGACAGCCAGCGGCCGCCGCCGTACTGGCAGCGGTGGCTGCCATCAGCACGGCAGCGGCCTTCAAGTTCTGGCCCGCGGCGTTCAGGACCGGTCCAGTGCCGGAGACGACGAAAGGCTGA
- a CDS encoding diguanylate cyclase produces MLLFDRFGQEPAAAERTGAAVGLLLIDLDWFREINDTFGHHYGDELLIGPLTTHVLEAAPAQTKAWLDSGVPLTMSVNLSARSLLDDGLPRQTADLLARHGVHHRPRPQSWADRPGRGRRDRRDAYASEDIRLRRRPGILHLLPYARSDIRCMAGLIPNQHDAQARGTCPGRITGRRQWTHILLIHHPATVPLVPTAPASASDIRNHCALRSQRGTRSATRTYGSQCWDVHKRAAGWASWSLQSLCCCSSWLLLPR; encoded by the coding sequence GTGTTGCTCTTTGACCGTTTCGGCCAGGAGCCCGCTGCGGCTGAGCGCACCGGCGCGGCAGTCGGACTGTTGCTCATCGACCTGGACTGGTTCAGGGAGATCAACGACACCTTCGGTCACCACTACGGCGACGAGCTGTTGATCGGCCCCTTGACCACCCACGTGCTGGAAGCCGCTCCCGCCCAGACCAAGGCCTGGCTGGACTCCGGAGTCCCCTTGACCATGTCCGTCAATTTGTCCGCGCGCAGCCTGCTCGATGACGGACTGCCCCGGCAGACTGCCGATCTGCTCGCACGGCACGGGGTGCATCATCGACCTCGGCCACAGTCTTGGGCTGACCGTCCTGGCCGAGGGCGTCGAGACCGCCGAGACGCTTACGCATCTGAGGACATTCGACTGCGACGTCGTCCAGGAATACTTCATCTGCTGCCCTATGCCCGCAGCGACATTCGATGCATGGCGGGCCTCATACCCAACCAGCACGATGCTCAGGCCCGAGGAACCTGCCCCGGCCGAATAACCGGCCGCAGGCAGTGGACGCATATCCTGCTCATCCACCACCCGGCAACTGTTCCCCTTGTCCCGACGGCGCCGGCATCGGCATCGGATATCCGTAATCACTGTGCACTGCGATCCCAGCGGGGAACCCGCTCAGCCACGCGGACGTATGGATCGCAGTGCTGGGATGTCCACAAGCGTGCGGCAGGATGGGCATCATGGTCATTGCAAAGTCTGTGCTGCTGTTCATCCTGGCTGCTGTTGCCGAGATAG
- a CDS encoding metalloregulator ArsR/SmtB family transcription factor: MESLTRAPVLARFGYAVSDPTRARILLALAEAPAYPSDLADSLGVSRQSMSNHLTCLRGCGLVVAVPDGRRSRYELADERLGHAIGDLLGVVLAVDPACCAPDGTCLA, from the coding sequence ATGGAATCCCTTACCCGCGCTCCAGTGCTGGCACGGTTCGGCTACGCTGTCTCCGACCCGACCCGGGCCCGGATCCTGCTGGCGCTGGCCGAGGCGCCAGCCTATCCCTCCGACCTGGCCGATTCCCTCGGCGTCTCACGGCAGAGCATGTCCAACCATCTGACGTGCCTGCGCGGCTGCGGACTGGTGGTGGCCGTCCCCGACGGCCGCCGGAGCCGGTACGAGCTCGCCGACGAGCGGTTGGGCCACGCCATCGGCGACCTGCTCGGCGTCGTCCTGGCCGTGGACCCGGCCTGCTGCGCCCCCGACGGGACGTGCCTGGCATGA
- a CDS encoding ferritin-like domain-containing protein encodes MFDRKFVTDAMSRSAENPMDRRILFRAAGIAGIGGAAALIAASPSRADGDAEHSDNKPSDGAILNFALNLEYLEAEFYLRAVTGRGLSEGLTDGKGRKGGVTGGAKVPFKAGSLIEKYAKEIAADEESHVKFLRTALGKAAVSRPQIDLEASFTAAAMAAGLIKAGQTFNPFADETSFLLGAFIFEDVGVTAYKGAAPLIDNKTYIEAAAGILAVEAYHAGIIRTTLYARDLQVPAQAISDARDSLDGSTDLDQGIGTKDTANLVPTDANGIAFSRSPGQVLNIAYLTAKAEREGGFFPKGVNGEINRSAASA; translated from the coding sequence ATGTTCGATCGCAAATTCGTCACCGATGCTATGAGCCGCAGCGCGGAAAACCCCATGGACCGGCGCATTTTGTTCCGCGCCGCCGGAATTGCAGGCATCGGCGGCGCAGCTGCTTTGATCGCCGCCTCACCGTCCCGTGCGGACGGCGACGCAGAGCATTCCGACAACAAGCCAAGCGACGGGGCGATCCTAAACTTCGCCCTCAACCTGGAATACCTCGAAGCGGAGTTCTACCTGCGGGCCGTTACAGGCCGGGGCCTGAGTGAGGGACTCACGGACGGCAAAGGACGAAAGGGCGGTGTGACCGGCGGGGCGAAGGTACCTTTCAAGGCCGGCAGCCTGATCGAAAAATACGCCAAGGAAATCGCCGCGGACGAAGAATCGCACGTCAAATTCCTCCGCACCGCGCTCGGCAAAGCCGCAGTTTCCCGGCCGCAAATTGATCTGGAGGCCAGCTTCACCGCCGCTGCCATGGCGGCGGGGCTGATCAAGGCAGGCCAGACGTTCAACCCTTTTGCGGACGAAACAAGCTTCCTCCTGGGCGCGTTCATTTTCGAAGACGTCGGCGTCACCGCCTACAAGGGCGCGGCACCGCTGATCGATAACAAGACCTACATCGAAGCCGCCGCCGGTATCCTCGCTGTCGAGGCTTATCACGCCGGAATCATCAGAACCACCCTCTACGCTCGTGATCTGCAGGTACCCGCCCAAGCGATCTCCGACGCCCGGGACAGCCTCGATGGATCAACTGATCTCGATCAGGGTATTGGCACTAAAGACACCGCCAACCTTGTCCCGACCGACGCAAACGGCATCGCTTTCAGCCGCAGCCCGGGGCAGGTCCTGAACATCGCCTACCTCACCGCCAAAGCAGAAAGAGAAGGCGGGTTCTTCCCCAAGGGGGTAAACGGCGAGATCAACCGGAGCGCAGCCAGCGCCTGA
- a CDS encoding YnfA family protein: MVIAKSVLLFILAAVAEIGGAWMVWQAVREGREWWWAGLGVIALGLYGFVATLQPDAHFGRILAAYGGVFVAGSLAWGVVFDGFRPDRWDVIGSLICAAGVSVIMFAPRGPVS, encoded by the coding sequence ATGGTCATTGCAAAGTCTGTGCTGCTGTTCATCCTGGCTGCTGTTGCCGAGATAGGCGGGGCCTGGATGGTGTGGCAGGCCGTCAGGGAAGGCCGGGAGTGGTGGTGGGCCGGTCTCGGAGTCATTGCCCTGGGCCTGTACGGGTTCGTGGCGACACTGCAGCCCGACGCACACTTCGGGCGGATCCTGGCCGCGTATGGTGGCGTGTTCGTCGCCGGGTCCCTGGCATGGGGCGTGGTCTTCGATGGGTTCCGCCCGGACCGCTGGGACGTCATCGGGTCCCTGATCTGTGCCGCAGGGGTGTCGGTGATCATGTTCGCTCCCCGTGGGCCCGTTTCCTAG
- a CDS encoding cation transporter has translation MTALSLGPNPVRRAVLSRRIRLFAAATISYNVIEAVIALWAGGVAESSALIGFGLDSVIEVASAVALSWQFAARDPERREHLTLRLIAISFFALAAFVTVDSVSSLAGGGEARHSTPGIIIAALSLAIMPMLSWLQRRAGRELGSRSAVADSKQTLLCTYLSAVLLLGLVLNSTLGWWWADAGAALLIAVIAVREGLNAWRGDVCCTVPGGTADLSAVAAKTTGVDESYACCGGCDSSP, from the coding sequence ATGACGGCCCTCTCGCTGGGACCGAACCCCGTCCGCCGGGCAGTGCTAAGCCGGCGCATCCGGCTGTTCGCTGCCGCCACCATCAGCTACAACGTCATCGAAGCGGTCATCGCCCTCTGGGCCGGCGGCGTCGCGGAGTCCTCGGCCCTGATCGGCTTCGGCCTGGATTCCGTAATCGAAGTGGCATCCGCCGTCGCCCTGTCCTGGCAGTTTGCCGCCCGGGATCCGGAACGGCGGGAGCACCTGACCCTGCGGCTCATCGCGATCTCCTTTTTCGCCCTCGCAGCCTTCGTCACCGTCGATTCTGTCAGCTCGCTGGCCGGCGGCGGCGAAGCGCGGCACTCCACGCCCGGCATCATCATCGCCGCCCTCAGCCTGGCCATCATGCCAATGTTGTCCTGGCTGCAGCGCCGCGCCGGACGGGAACTCGGCTCCCGGTCTGCGGTGGCGGACTCCAAACAAACCCTCCTGTGCACCTACCTCTCTGCCGTCCTGCTGCTCGGGCTGGTGTTGAACAGCACCCTGGGCTGGTGGTGGGCCGACGCCGGCGCCGCACTTCTGATCGCCGTGATCGCCGTCCGCGAAGGCCTCAACGCCTGGCGGGGCGACGTCTGCTGCACCGTGCCCGGCGGCACGGCTGATCTATCGGCGGTGGCGGCAAAGACCACCGGGGTGGACGAATCGTACGCCTGCTGCGGTGGCTGTGATTCCTCGCCCTGA
- a CDS encoding metalloregulator ArsR/SmtB family transcription factor, giving the protein MDNITGAPAASLQHPDAPDALRLDAATATFRMLSDPTRLHILWLLAQEPSDVGFLVERTGASRTSVSQHLAKLRFSGLVTTRKDSRHIIYSIAGGHLARLVMEGLNHADHKVTGESVHD; this is encoded by the coding sequence GTGGACAACATTACAGGCGCCCCCGCCGCCAGCCTCCAACACCCGGACGCCCCCGACGCTCTCCGCCTGGACGCGGCCACCGCTACCTTTCGGATGCTCTCTGACCCCACCCGGCTGCATATTCTTTGGCTCCTGGCCCAGGAACCCTCGGACGTCGGCTTCCTGGTGGAACGCACCGGGGCGTCCCGGACCTCGGTGAGCCAGCACCTGGCCAAACTGCGCTTCAGCGGTCTGGTCACCACCCGCAAGGACAGCCGCCACATTATCTACAGCATCGCCGGCGGACACCTGGCCCGTCTCGTGATGGAAGGCCTGAACCACGCCGACCACAAAGTCACCGGTGAATCCGTCCATGACTGA